One Dehalococcoidia bacterium genomic window, CGTGCAAAGGCGTGGTGGAGAGGCCCTTGGGGCGACCGTCTATAAGGAAGCAGGAGATGCCCTTGGCCCGTTTGGTGCGGTCGTGGGTGGCGAACACAATGAACACATCGGCGACGGTGGCGTTGGTGATGAAGGTTTTCGTGCCCGTGAGCACGTAGCCCCCGTCTCGCCAGGTGGCGGAGGTCTGCAGGCCGGCGGCGTCGCTCCCTCCGCTGGGCTCTGTGAGGCAGAAGGCTCCGATACGCTCGCTCTTGAGCATCGGGGGCAAAAGACGCGCCTTCTGCTCCTCGGTGGCGAAGCGCTGAATCACCTGCATGGCCAGGGAGAGGTGGGCCAGATAGGTAACGCTGGTGGCGGCGCAGGCGCGGGCGATTTCCTCTATGGCTACCACAAGAGCCTTAGTGGTTCCCCCGGAGCCGCCGTATTGGGGGTCAATGGTCAGCCCCGTGAGGCCCAGGGTAGCCAGGGCGCGCATGTTCTCCCAGGGGAACTGGGGGTGGGCATCCAGGTGAGCGGCCTTGGGAGCCAGTTCCTTTTCGGCGAACTCCCGCACGGTTGTGCGCAGGAGGCGCTCCTCTTCCGTGAGCAGGATGTCGGGCATGGCTTCCTCCTATGGGTGTGCGGTTGTGAGCGCAGGGCGGGAGGGGTCTCCCTGGTCAGCACAGGGGCGCGGGGGAGCCCATCCCAGTTCCTGCAGGCGTTGGGCGGCCCGCTGATAGTAGGTGGCGTCCTGCTCCACCCCGAGGCAGTGGCGTCCCATCTTCCAGCATACCGCAGGGACGGTGCCCACGCCCATAAAGGGGTCCAACACCCAATAGCCGGGCTGGCTGTGGCGATGCAGGAGGCGGGCGATGAGGTACTCGGGCTTTTGGGTGGGGTGGCCCCAGCGGGCGCGCTCGGCCCCCATGCAACTGGGGCCGCGGATGTAGTTATGGGCGGCGAAGCCTTTTTGGGTCTCCCATTTGCGGAAGAAGGGGCGTCCCTTGACGGCGTAGATGATGGCCTCGCAGGCGCTCTTGTAGGTGGGGACATGCACCACCCCATTGGTCTTGTGCCACACGATGGTGGTCTTGTAGGTGCATCCCAAGGCGGTCAGCACATCCTCATAGTCCCCGATGCGCTCAAAGGGGGAGAAGATGAGAAGGG contains:
- a CDS encoding acyl-CoA dehydrogenase family protein encodes the protein MPDILLTEEERLLRTTVREFAEKELAPKAAHLDAHPQFPWENMRALATLGLTGLTIDPQYGGSGGTTKALVVAIEEIARACAATSVTYLAHLSLAMQVIQRFATEEQKARLLPPMLKSERIGAFCLTEPSGGSDAAGLQTSATWRDGGYVLTGTKTFITNATVADVFIVFATHDRTKRAKGISCFLIDGRPKGLSTTPLHGKMGMRASDTGMVHLDEVWVPESHRLGPEGQGFKVAMQILDASRISVAAQCVGIAQAALDVATSYVQQRMVFGQRLADFQHTQFTLAEMATRVEASRLLTLQAAMLHDAGQPFIKEASMAKWMASETAVWCADRAVQLHGGYGYFSPALAERLYRDARVLTIYEGTSEVQRLIIARHLLGR
- a CDS encoding site-specific DNA-methyltransferase, translating into YGRTPDVLLHLDMQFDLLLTDPPYNSPRKSYFALPWQKHQNRDFGPWDAVENTDYSWLEPVVTRLLKKDSALLIFSPFERIGDYEDVLTALGCTYKTTIVWHKTNGVVHVPTYKSACEAIIYAVKGRPFFRKWETQKGFAAHNYIRGPSCMGAERARWGHPTQKPEYLIARLLHRHSQPGYWVLDPFMGVGTVPAVCWKMGRHCLGVEQDATYYQRAAQRLQELGWAPPRPCADQGDPSRPALTTAHP